One window from the genome of Yarrowia lipolytica chromosome 1B, complete sequence encodes:
- a CDS encoding uncharacterized protein (Compare to YALI0B16822g, similar to uniprot|Q8X0Y3 Neurospora crassa Conserved hypothetical protein, similar to Saccharomyces cerevisiae VPS54 (YDR027C); ancestral locus Anc_3.257), with translation MSRLSVSSSRQSLQLGSEDLGPNAIGSLVEATEGYKPPTIKDIEQVKLPSIARVSQQKYNEYLQEVQQEYRQYCQLKRGGSDVPGDVNSSLDSVPQAFFEPDFRLDNQRIFDTVTEHKTDVTTYNILQEKLSYYIDTVEVNLIEEISKSSDSFFMAIDELKQIHSDTESAVEVVRDLRTQMQTLDQIHVERGLQMVQLQQQYAQVEELENGVTQLQEIVRLFQEAERLSEEQPQTNLLPCLELVDSTDALIHGDSEYLASTTVKMKTPISNLSPLTGLKPLRDSLLSLRVKVGHKIGKQFTLLLIDDLQSHGQAVPTGDTIVRLMQQFNRQRNRASPPEAVNTSFNDVDPAFRGKLASLLNQLLRAGQVQDAFKAYQDAIADYSRRLIKQHLPSSTDTNSMSSGLSGVSGVSSGSAASRSERGMALAGKLRALSASEFENTLAEIYASLSEFVRRLLTHQKLLLDLISSQPALLEQCGELAFGLRQVISGTVDKQLAYMTKIVNARREQTAQLPCDLFLNFYALNGIFVRECEQSVGVVSNPLQTTLVGHLKQFIQTLFNRADEHLLSELEKDKWKDTEISAQTQQKVDDIVAAATQDPIKWKELLFVNLMGGTPNNTDVPKEGKMRPKNVFVEAASFIIPNGTTHLVDGLVGFLQLVVIFPGQTPELVDVITSLIKRYNVSANELILQAGATRSAAKLAHISAKNLALVSQSLGFIVTLIPYMREYCRRHVTSQQIPAQFDRTKRDLLKHQDDIHTKLVSIMVERMVNHSRTLRRIDWSKPVTTANGVHEYMQQLISDTNTLSKSLKKVLASENYIGVAEESKLEIPTGVPPKDEAKDESKAEVSTAVSEPVPEVKKDVEGHQVESKDDAKKSQTEDVKETAMELNDTEMDSTNVEEKTKEASEEESREESKTGDVAVEETNSESQHVSDDIVPEGADAESVKVEPGPENADEVIASEPDTKEAVSGTKESEAQSTIDALDEAAVEEKERGDKVGDKVEDKVEDKVGDKVEEMKGEVEEGETGTTTELDAVNSENGAKENGTVKEEAKNEVEEVKEEVQAEPEKVADKPESADKDETKAESETTSTPDLSKETADEAKDDGKDDKDDSAPSLQPEPKPASISSPKKKKNKKKGKKK, from the exons ATGTCCCGGCTATCGGTGAGCAGTTCGCGGCAATCGCTGCAACTCGGCAGCGAAGACCTGGGTCCCAACGCCATTGGCTCTCTTGTAGAAGCCACCGAGGGCTACAAGCCGCCAaccatcaaggacattgaACAGGTCAAGCTGCCGTCCATTGCGCGAGTCAGCCAGCAAAAGTACAACGAGTACTTGCAGGAGGTCCAACAGGAGTACCGACAGTATTGTCAGTTGAAACGGGGTGGATCGGACGTGCCTGGAGACGTCAACAGCAGTCTGGACTCAGTGCCTCAAGCCTTCTTTGAACCCGACTTTCGGCTAGACAATCAGCGTATTTTCGACACGGTCACCGAACACAAGACGGACGTGACCACATACAACATTTTGCAGGAAAAACTGAGCTACTACATCGACACGGTAGAAGTGAACCTGATTGAGGAAATCAGCAAGTCATCGGACTCGTTCTTCATGGCCATTGATGAGCTCAAACAGATCCACAGCGACACGGAGTCGGCCGTGGAGGTGGTGCGCGACCTAAGAACTCAGATGCAGACGCTGGACCAGATCCACGTCGAGAGAGGACTTCAGATGGTCCAGTTACAACAACAGTATGCTCAGGTGGAAGAACTCGAAAATGGAGTCACGCAGCTACAGGAAATTGTGCGACTGTTCCAAGAGGCCGAACGACTGTCGGAAGAACAACCACAGACAAACCTGCTGCCTTGTTTGGAACTGGTCGATTCTACGGATGCACTTATTCATGGTGACTCGGAGTATCTGGCGAGTACAACCGTCAAGATGAAGACCCCAATCTCCAATCTCTCTCCTTTGACGGGTCTCAAACCCCTGCGGGATTCGCTGCTGTCTCTGCGTGTGAAGGTAGGTCATAAGATTGGTAAGCAGTTCACTCTGTTGCTGATTGACGACTTACAGAGCCACGGACAAGCTGTCCCCACCGGAGACACAATTGTGCGACTAATGCAACAATTCAACCGACAGAGAAACAGAGCCAGCCCCCCGGAAGCAGTGAATACCTCTTTCAACGACGTGGATCCTGCATTCAGAGGTAAACTTGCATCTCTACTGAATCAGCTTCTCCGAGCAGGTCAGGTGCAGGATGCCTTCAAGGCTTATCAGGACGCTATTGCGGACTATTCGCGAAGACTTATCAAACAGCACCTTCCATCTTCGACAGATACAAACTCCATGTCTTCCGGCCTATCAGGAGTCTCCGGCGTGTCTTCCGGCTCTGCGGCATCTCGTTCTGAGCGAGGAATGGCTTTGGCAGGCAAACTGCGGGCTCTTAGTGCCTCCGAGTTTGAAAACACGCTTGCTGAAATATACGCATCTCTCTCTGAATTTGTGCGACGACTTTTGACCCATCAGAAactgcttcttgatctgATTTCATCTCAGCCAGCCCTTCTTGAACAGTGTGGGGAACTGGCTTTTGGTCTCCGACAGGTCATTTCTGGAACGGTGGACAAACAGCTCGCATACATGACCAAGATTGTCAACGCCCGACGAGAACAGACTGCACAACTGCCATGTGACCTGTTTCTCAACTTCTACGCTCTCAACGGCATCTTTGTCCGAGAATGCGAGCAGTCTGTTGGCGTGGTTTCTAACCCTCTACAAACTACACTTGTGGGTCATCTCAAGCAGTTCATCCAAACGCTGTTTAACCGTGCCGATGAACATCTTCTCTCAGAGCTGGAAAAGGACAAATGGAAGGACACGGAAATCAGcgcacaaacacaacagaAGGTGGATGATATCGTTGCCGCAGCAACTCAGGATCCTATCAAGTGGAAAGAGTTGCTCTTTGTCAATCTTATGGGCGGTACTCCCAACAATACAGATGTCCCCAAGGAAGGGAAAATGCGGCCCAAAAATGTGTTTGTCGAAGCAGCCTCCTTTATTATCCCCAACGGAACCACCCACTTGGTCGATGGACTAGTGGGttttctccagctcgtcgtcatcttTCCTGGTCAGACTCCCGAACTTGTGGATGTCATTACCTCGTTGATCAAGCGGTACAATGTGTCTGCTAATGAGCTAATTCTTCAAGCTGGGGCTACGAGAAGTGCAGCAAAGCTGGCGCATATTTCTGCCAAGAACCTGGCGCTAGTGTCCCAGTCTCTGGGATTCATCGTAACCCTCATTCCATACATGAGAGAGTACTGTCGACGTCATGTAACGTCGCAACAGATTCCTGCCCAGTTTGATCGGACCAAGCGCGACTTGCTTAAGCATCAGGACGACATTCATACCAAGCTCGTTTCCATCATGGTCGAGCGGATGGTCAACCACTCTCGTACTCTTCGGCGGATCGACTGGTCTAAGCCCGTCACAACCGCCAACGGAGTGCATGAGTAcatgcagcagctcatTAGTGACACTAACACCCTGTCCAAGAGTCTTAAAAAAGTTCTTGCCAGCGAAAACTACATT GGTGTGGCAGAGGAGTCCAAACTTGAGATTCCTACTGGAGTTCCTCCTAAAGatgaggccaaggacgagtccAAGGCAGAGGTTTCTACTGCTGTGTCTGAACCTGTCCccgaggtcaagaaggatgtTGAGGGCCACCAGGTGGAATCTAAGGATGATGCAAAGAAGTCTCAAACTGAGGACGTCAAGGAGACAGCAATGGAGCTTAATGATACAGAGATGGACTCCACTAAcgttgaggagaagaccaaggaggcaTCGGAGGAGGAATCCAGAGAGGAATCCAAGACAGGAGACGTCGCCGTTGAAGAGACCAATTCTGAGTCTCAACACGTCAGCGATGATATTGTGCCAGAGGGAGCAGACGCTGAGTCAGTGAAGGTCGAGCCTGGGCCAGAGAACGCAGATGAGGTGATCGCATCTGAGCCTGataccaaggaggctgttTCTGGTACTAAGGAGTCTGAGGCCCAGTCAACGATTGACGCATTGGATGAGGCTGCCgtggaagagaaggagagggGGGACAAGGTGGgggacaaggtggaggacaaggtggaggacaaggtgggggacaaggtggaggagatgaaaggcgaggtggaggagggtgAGACTGGAACCACGACCGAACTTGATGCTGTAAATAGTGAAAATGGCGCAAAAGAAAACGGCACTGTCAAGGAAGAGGCCAAGAAtgaggtcgaggaggttAAGGAGGAAGTCCAGGCTGAACCTGAGAAGGTTGCTGACAAGCCTGAGTCCGccgacaaggacgagacCAAGGCGGAGTCCGAAACCACCAGTACGCCTGATCTGTCAAAGGAGACAGCCGATGAGGCTAAGGATGATGGTAAAGATGACAAGGACGACTCAGCCCCATCACTCCAACCGGAACCTAAACCCGCTTCGATATCTTCacccaagaagaaaaagaacaagaagaagggcaagaagaagtaa
- a CDS encoding uncharacterized protein (Compare to YALI0B16808g, similar to Saccharomyces cerevisiae REG1 (YDR028C) and REG2 (YBR050C); ancestral locus Anc_3.258, similar to uniprot|Q00816 Saccharomyces cerevisiae YDR028c REG1 regulatory subunit for protein phosphatase GLC7P singleton) codes for MDNFALKRSRSMGFDDSHRPAEMIKEREEEEARLALERASLNNTNNTAPTTQSNDQASSISSAEDDTDTHEISSVSSPELEATDPSKSAVTTSAEPPAAPVHDDSDVHYEPSRHVDYLSHDWKESDISSSWRYIVLRRKEVANSARLENASWRTWAKAKYNLKTVSPESVNWLKDYDVTWLYGPLCRTSSQANISGVGGAAAGDATPTASSDKEEQGATAGDTKSILKKRSATEMILALPPMRRSKDDSAVTPAAIAAAGDDKDKVVKSYFRHHQYRQKNPYGMTDEEVDTLADKLNAQYKLPPKSKSAGEGEDGTTTPSSVTPSATPSRDELVAPPPTANKDNVLEEDEAATPIATVAPPPTKPKRRIHFNSEVQQCISLDYVSSDEEDQYDSDSDSDDSDSDELDEEDDEPGLFLMVRSSSSASMHRPELSGMARNEQPGSGGRRGSNEDLSDDSDNDVETDPLKAVRTIAPIPPTSLKYAYDEDPMDAECNAIATVHSAVSHNNSRRRDYAHYDYNSVYQAPVNKHQANESIIPKAPYMESPSNSLTPSPTGSPEGSPKPKYMDILEQVRQAQAALAAQPIEVRTQETDKNIVGTVSEVATLDGLISDSDDHHDHDELAALHDHYSDDDSKPTELASEASEPAESSETFSKGVSSPKRSIATTATPTTSTSTENVSGLIDEKEDRPKAFRSPSTDSTSSTGSGSSEKRLIDKAKDMASNLWGWGSASSGN; via the coding sequence ATGGACAACTTTGCTTTGAAACGATCACGGTCCATGGGATTCGACGACTCCCATCGACCGGCTGAAATGATAAAGGagcgagaagaagaagaggccAGGCTGGCGCTGGAACGAGCCTctctcaacaacaccaacaacactGCCCCGACTACCCAAAGTAACGACCAGGCTTCGTCGATAAGCTCTGCAGAAGACGATACAGACACCCACGAAATCAGCTCTGTGTCGTCGCctgagctggaggccaCAGACCCATCTAAATCCGCTGTGACCACCTCCGCAGAGCCTCCAGCGGCCCCGGTTCACGATGACTCGGACGTGCACTACGAGCCGTCGCGACACGTGGACTATCTGTCCCATGACTGGAAGGAGTCGGACATTTCGTCGTCGTGGCGCTATATTGTGCTGCGTCGAAAGGAGGTGGCCAACTCGGCCCGGCTGGAAAATGCGTCGTGGCGAACCTGGGCCAAGGCCAAATACAACCTGAAGACTGTGTCGCCCGAGAGTGTTAACTGGCTCAAGGACTACGACGTCACATGGCTGTACGGGCCCCTTTGCCGGACCTCTTCGCAGGCCAACATTTCCGGcgttggaggagctgctgctggagatgcGACCCCGACCGCCTCTtccgacaaggaggagcagggaGCTACTGCGGGAGACACAAAGTCGATTCTCAAGAAACGAAGCGCAACAGAGATGATTCTGGCACTTCCACCAATGCGTCGGTCCAAGGACGACTCCGCGGTGACCCCCGCTGCAATTGCGGCTGCTGGAGACGACAAAgacaaggtggtcaagTCGTATTTCCGCCACCATCAGTACCGACAGAAGAACCCTTATGGCATGACTGATGAGGAGGTCGACACTCTGGccgacaagctcaacgCCCAATACAAGCTGCCTCCCAAAAGCAAGTCCGCTGGAGAGGGTGAAGATGGTACCACTACACCCTCTTCGGTGACCCCCTCGGCCACACCTTCTAGAGACGAGTTGGTGGCGCCTCCTCCCACTGCTAACAAGGATAATGTcttggaagaagacgaggcTGCCACGCCTATTGCTACAGTGGCCCCTCCCCCCACGAAGCCCAAGCGTCGCATCCACTTCAACTCGGAGGTCCAGCAATGCATTTCTCTGGACTACGTATCATCTGACGAGGAAGACCAGTACGACTCGGATTCGGATTCTGACGATTCCGACTCGGACGAgctcgacgaggaggacgacgaacCTGGTCTGTTTCTCATGGTGCGATCTTCGTCCTCGGCATCTATGCATCGACCCGAGTTGTCCGGTATGGCCCGGAACGAGCAGCCTGGTTCcggtggaagaagaggctCTAATGAAGACCTTTCAGACGACTCTGATAACGACGTTGAGACGGACCCTCTCAAGGCAGTGCGAACAATTGCACCCATTCCTCCCACCTCGTTGAAGTATGCATATGACGAGGATCCCATGGATGCTGAGTGTAATGCCATTGCAACCGTGCACTCCGCTGTGTCGCACAACAATTCGCGACGACGAGACTACGCACACTACGATTACAACTCAGTGTACCAAGCCCCAGTCAACAAGCATCAAGCCAATGAAAGCATCATCCCCAAGGCCCCATATATGGAGTCGCCTTCCAACTCGCTGACTCCTAGCCCCACAGGTTCTCCCGAGGGCTCTCCCAAACCAAAGTACATGGACATCTTGGAGCAGGTGCGACAGGCCCAGGCTGCTTTGGCAGCCCAACCCATAGAGGTTCGAACCCAGGAGACTGACAAGAACATTGTGGGTACTGTTTCTGAGGTGGCAACGTTGGACGGACTGATTTCCGACTCGGATGATCACCATGATCATGATGAGCTCGCTGCTCTTCATGACCATTATTCTGATGACGACAGCAAACCAACTGAGCTTGCTTCTGAAGCCTCTGAGCCTGCTGAGTCTTCCGAAACTTTCTCCAAGGGCGTGAGCTCTCCGAAACGGTCCATTGCCACCACGGCAACCCCAACCACCAGTACGTCGACTGAAAATGTGTCTGGGCTgattgacgagaaggaAGACCGACCAAAGGCGTTCCGAAGCCCTAGTACAGACTCCACATCAAGCACGGGGTCGGGGTCCAGTGAGAAACGGTTGAttgacaaggccaaggataTGGCCAGTAATCTGTGGGGCTGGGGATCTGCCAGCAGTGGCAACTAG
- a CDS encoding uncharacterized protein (Compare to YALI0B16786g, similar to Saccharomyces cerevisiae VPS25 (YJR102C); ancestral locus Anc_7.474, weakly similar to ca|CA1636 Candida albicans IPF20086 unknown function) produces MVMVSPRLVSLMLNKNPSKTSDHETLRCNLVDSPTDQSFCTAQHHRQRHLVHYTSSGAMNSEIYNFPPFFTRQPNETTWQAQLSHWKDVILTHSRETKQWRLSNTDSIFENKKIQRRLKPDVIQLVLSDLVSNKKADWVDSKTKTEVWIWWRSAEEWATLILAWIDSTGQNGSIVTFYDIAGDDSPGVPEMVGMDSTMLHKVCQVLVHQGKAAVMRDEDGNEVGLKV; encoded by the coding sequence ATGGTTATGGTCTCACCGCGACTTGTATCTTTGATGCTTAACAAAAACCCTAGCAAAACTTCAGATCACGAAACACTTCGCTGTAACCTTGTTGACAGTCCAACTGACCAGTCTTTCTGCACTGCACAACACCATCGCCAACGACACCTAGTTCACTACACATCCTCTGGCGCCATGAACAGTGAAATATACAACTTCCCGCCATTTTTCACAAGACAGCCCAACGAAACCACGTGGCAGGCGCAGCTATCACATTGGAAGGACGTGATTTTGACCCACAGTCGGGAAACCAAACAGTGGAGGCTCAGCAACACAGACAGCATTTTCGAAAACAAAAAGATCCAGAGACGACTGAAACCGGATGTGATCCAGCTGGTTCTGTCAGATCTTGTGAGCAACAAAAAGGCCGACTGGGTCGACTCCAAGACGAAAACAGAGGTGTGgatctggtggagaagcGCCGAGGAGTGGGCCACGCTGATTCTCGCATGGATCGATAGCACAGGCCAAAACGGATCCATTGTCACATTCTACGATATTGCCGGAGACGATAGTCCGGGAGTACCTGAGATGGTGGGTATGGATTCCACCATGCTCCACAAGGTTTGCCAAGTGCTGGTTCACCAGGGCAAAGCTGCCGTCATGcgagatgaagatggcaATGAGGTCGGTCTCAAGGTATAG
- a CDS encoding uncharacterized protein (Compare to YALI0B16852g, similar to DEHA0B12474g Debaryomyces hansenii IPF 10115.1) gives MIFFDKHMGAAALTFLVLYLFALIICIYILIQRGFKTRFSFIALVCLIRVGAQISGVGFSIQGWEHYEWLIAYLILGAEGYFAIVLAAYHFVAVFERLVTGDSFLHPKLPLELKERKGPSASYDRFVWHLRHDVSFYFHYLLIPANVILIFGGTRTIGVDEDEWSTSPLVTEGKILRVVGQSIFLGGCVFLLAYAVRLWLGKKLRGAPLTAVLLAGPPLLVRGAFGIIAALVSDFNYYDFNNYSASGLKIKFLLGEYLMGTTMEYLATMFLLLSHFTSFSIRELEQANETRETSRSSREDTIEEPFIYTPKE, from the coding sequence ATGATCTTCTTCGACAAACATAtgggagctgctgctctcaccTTTCTGGTGCTGTATCTCTTCGCGCTGATCATCTGTATCTACATCCTTATCCAACGGGGTTTTAAGACGCGTTTCTCCTTCATCGCCCTCGTGTGTCTGATTCGAGTAGGGGCTCAGATATCCGGGGTGGGCTTCTCTATCCAAGGCTGGGAGCATTATGAGTGGTTGATTGCCTATTTGATTCTCGGGGCTGAAGGGTACTTCGCCATTGTTTTGGCAGCCTACCATTTTGTTGCTGTGTTTGAAAGACTTGTGACTGGTGATTCCTTTCTCCACCCCAAGCTACCTCTTGAACTCAAGGAGCGCAAAGGTCCGAGCGCTTCCTATGACCGCTTCGTCTGGCACCTTCGACACGACGTCTCATTCTACTTCCACTACTTGCTCATCCCCGCCAACGTGATTCTCATTTTTGGAGGTACGCGAACCATAGGAGTGGATGAAGATGAATGGAGCACGTCACCATTGGTTACGGAGGGAAAGATCTTGCGTGTGGTTGGCCAGTCCATCTTCCTTGGCGGATGTGTCTTTCTGTTAGCCTACGCTGTGAGATTGTGGCTTGGCAAGAAGCTCAGAGGAGCTCCTTTGACCGCAGTGCTGTTGGCTGGACCACCATTGTTGGTCCGAGGAGCTTTTGGAATTATCGCTGCTTTGGTCAGCGATTTCAACTACTATGACTTCAACAACTACAGCGCCAGTGGCCTTAAAATCAAattccttcttggagaaTATCTCATGGGAACCACCATGGAGTATCTGGCGACTATGTTTTTGCTCCTCTCTCACTTCACATCCTTTAGCATCCGAGAACTGGAACAAGCCAATGAAACTCGTGAGACCTCTCGTTCATCGCGAGAAGATACGATTGAGGAGCCTTTCATTTACACGCCGAAGGAATAA
- a CDS encoding uncharacterized protein (Compare to YALI0B16764g, no similarity), translating into MNLTQSSLDTISAISKHETSIPQLEKLTYRVLNETDATILEKLDLYESLALERAVKESDVSDLPEDLREANIETLKSRVKELETRLNVQRRVTRDSIASSSILNAIHHGRETTFHESSLLPLLALRDEKSRDLLDSLIVVTGLRKQLDVLICENRASLDTQRSIVRSIEKANDKSADRHQNNQAISELEAKLHNTKNKRRVLAEIFTALITASGIDWCEDEDLVQLIVGAGELNR; encoded by the coding sequence ATGAATCTCACTCAAAGTTCGTTGGATACCATTTCTGCCATTTCTAAGCATGAAACCAGTATCCCTcagctcgagaagctcaCATACAGAGTTTTAAACGAGACCGATGCTACAAtcctcgagaagctcgatCTTTACGAGTCTCTGGCACTGGAACGAGCCGTCAAAGAGTCAGATGTGAGTGATCTTCCCGAGGACTTGAGGGAAGCAAACATTGAGACGCTTAAAAGTCGCGtgaaggagctggaaacGCGCTTGAACGTCCAAAGGCGCGTCACACGCGACTCCATTGCATCCTCAAGCATTCTCAATGCCATTCACCACGGACGAGAAACAACTTTTCACGAGTCGTCACTCCTGCCACTACTGGCTCTGCGAGACGaaaaatcacgtgaccttcttgacagCCTGATAGTCGTCACTGGTCTCCGCAAACAGCTGGATGTATTAATATGCGAGAACCGTGCTTCGCTGGACACGCAGCGGTCGATAGTTCGGTCGATTGAGAAGGCCAATGACAAGAGCGCGGACCGTCATCAAAACAACCAGGCTATTAGTGAGCTCGAGGCCAAGCTacacaacaccaaaaacaaacGACGAGTTCTGGCAGAGATTTTCACAGCTCTGATCACCGCCTCTGGGATCGATTGGTGTGAGGACGAGGATTTGGTTCAGCTGATTGTTGGCGCAGGAGAGCTGAACAGGTAA
- a CDS encoding uncharacterized protein (Compare to YALI0B16874g, no similarity, similar to Saccharomyces cerevisiae YLL007C; ancestral locus Anc_5.209): MPGRDIPLETLYQQWKQGSPAFEQVLASPEGAAKALLKISDAINKDVADAHTAHALILLSGLLAEGKINVGSFLDTELVHRVMTLVCVERISSVVCASLSVLSFLMLGQLKTYESHSLASSQKRLADLFPEALASFPHNLLAGLVSKLAFKSTQVVVSALRTLNVFVHKLVYVGGDLSLYCQLRLTDFGKNISSILDSRSHTNAAMPHLRTLQDLLKAITRKFYSAFPAPDSDKFVNELIELSRPGLTEMVGVDSEGTPQFEKACVTSPTDCYMQFGVATTEPNPKIVAYLDFMEFINSHDITFTKLFVEHSTFCKPTSRFPLARASRTVSQLILDFFGFEDAAWAILGADTPESFYPPNKGDVEINDSDFHLQSQQLKLTPSLSTMETHTTTSSSASIDISNSLRANNMNPYLFDAMDIHNSAMAFFLKCWRDSKAQLVDYERIASLVALLFQTAKTDMKNASLGDLLQYLDDATYTVMRQKEIILIEDVFVANLKDEFAPMHERFQKEAVSFVKEQRLMCLSAGEWFQSVNPLSSAAGQPTKYYFVILAMGRKVLKWGGYAKQGRNPTWEEAPNTIELASVTRVEMTHVRTQSVSHDVIGLQTRTKHHKVSIYGQSPTPMLVFYVDTEDQAAEWVDGINCLIGKPMSTEKTKQYVTLFTEMSLRAQVMGIGPEDNVECSRVGALPMWAEASDAFYYV; the protein is encoded by the coding sequence ATGCCCGGAAGAGACATCCCCCTGGAAACGCTCTACCAGCAGTGGAAACAGGGCTCTCCCGCATTCGAGCAGGTCCTGGCTTCCCCTGAAGGAGCTGCTAAGGCCCTCCTCAAGATCTCAGACGCCATCAACAAAGATGTGGCCGATGCCCATACTGCGCACGCCCTAATTCTGCTGTCGGGCCTGCTTGCCGAAGGCAAGATCAACGTCGGCTCGTTCCTGGATACCGAGCTGGTCCACCGAGTCATGACCCTCGTGTGTGTGGAGCGAATCTCGTCTGTTGTCTGTGCATCGCTCAGTGTGCTATCTTTCCTCATGTTGGGCCAGCTCAAGACCTACGAGTCGCATTCGCTAGCCTCCAGCCAAAAACGACTCGCCGATCTGTTCCCCGAGGCCCTGGCCTCTTTTCCCCACAACCTGCTGGCCGGCCTGGTGTCCAAGCTGGCGTTCAAGAGCACCCAGGTTGTCGTCTCTGCTCTTAGAACGCTCAATGTCTTCGTTCACAAGCTTGTCTACGTCGGCGGCGACCTCAGTCTTTACTGCCAGCTGCGACTCACCGACTTTGGCAAGAACATTTCCTCCATTCTGGACTCGCGATCGCACACCAACGCTGCCATGCCCCACCTGCGTACCCTGCAGGACCTACTTAAGGCTATCACACGCAAGTTCTACAGTGCCTTCCCAGCCCCAGACTCGGATAAGTTTGTCAACGAACTCATTGAGCTGTCTCGACCAGGTCTCACCGAGATGGTCGGTGTCGACAGCGAAGGAACACCCCAGTTTGAAAAGGCATGTGTCACGTCGCCCACAGACTGCTACATGCAGTTCGGAGTTGCCACCACGGAACCCAACCCCAAGATCGTCGCCTACCTGGACTTCATGGAGTTTATCAACTCCCACGATATCACATTCACCAAACTCTTTGTCGAGCACTCGACCTTCTGCAAGCCCACCAGTCGGTTTCCTCTGGCCCGAGCCTCTCGAACCGTTTCCCAGCTGATCCTCGACTTCTTTGGCTTTGAGGACGCCGCCTGGGCCATTCTGGGAGCAGATACCCCTGAGTCCTTCTACCCTCCCAACAAGGGCGATGTTGAGATCAACGATTCTGACTTTCATCTACAGAGCCAACAGCTCAAGCTGACTCCTTCTCTGTCGACCATGGAGACCCATACCACCACATCGTCGTCGGCCTCTatcgacatctccaactcaCTGCGAGCAAACAACATGAACCCTTACCTGTTCGACGCCATGGATATCCACAACTCGGCCATGGCCTTCTTCCTGAAGTGTTGGCGAGACTCCAAGGCCCAGCTGGTAGACTACGAGCGAATTGCCTCTCTTGTGGCTCTGCTGTTCCAGACCGCCAAGACCGACATGAAGAACGCCTCTCTCGGTGACCTTTTGCAGTACCTCGACGATGCCACCTACACTGTCATGCGCCAGAAGGAGATCATTCTCATCGAGGACGTGTTTGttgccaacctcaaggacgagtttgCCCCAATGCACGAACGGTTCCAGAAAGAGGCCGTGAGCTTCGTAAAAGAGCAGCGCCTCATGTGCCTGTCTGCCGGTGAATGGTTCCAGAGTGTCAACCCCTTGagctctgctgctggtcagCCCACCAAGTACTACTTTGTCATTCTGGCTATGGGACGAAAGGTGCTCAAGTGGGGCGGGTACGCCAAGCAGGGACGAAACCCCACCTGGGAGGAGGCTCCCAACACTATCGAGCTTGCCAGTGTTACCCGAGTCGAAATGACCCACGTGCGAACCCAGTCGGTTTCCCATGACGTTATTGGACTGCAGACTCGAACCAAGCACCATAAGGTGTCAATCTATGGCCAGAGCCCCACCCCCATGCTTGTATTCTACGTGGACACTGAGGACCAGGCCGCCGAGTGGGTCGATGGTATCAACTGTCTCATTGGTAAGCCCATGTCCACCgaaaaaaccaaacaatACGTGACTCTTTTCACCGAAATGTCTCTTCGGGCACAAGTCATGGGCATTGGCCCCGAGGATAACGTCGAGTGTTCCCGAGTGGGAGCCCTTCCGATGTGGGCTGAGGCTTCTGACGCCTTCTACTATGTTTAA